The Ornithodoros turicata isolate Travis chromosome 7, ASM3712646v1, whole genome shotgun sequence genome includes a region encoding these proteins:
- the LOC135399872 gene encoding uncharacterized protein LOC135399872: MRTPVPHLRKKTASAIVAKSIASDFIQTTLDEHLKIFTDGSVLQKPRSSTAAFCIPALNLSSSGRNITKVSSSTAELIAVEYALRNLQTLSPQPAPQPAVILTDSRSALLRIQHPKHEDTVAWQVRDLIRTLEDLNYKVHLHWIPSHVGIDGNEHADNLAAAAHQLDANLPAPIDPDATRTAIRDYITMVHLQTANSPAEYAPACPTRGLPRHTATLKHRLRTGSAFTPAFLRKLGRTESPYCSSCRELSDICHLLFCCGRYHSERQSLLQRLQGTGTTLRSSNDLTHHQGSRYTRRNIRDALLSFLEDTGLSSVL, translated from the exons ATGAGGACCCC ggtacCACACTTACGGAAGAAGACAGCCTCCGCAATCGTCGCAAAATCAATCGCCTCCGACTTCATTCAGACGACACTTGACGAGCACCTCAAGATATTTACAGATGGATCTGTCCTCCAAAAGCCCAGATCAAGCACTGCCGCCTTCTGCATCCCAGCCCTTAACTTATCTTCGAGTGGACGCAACATCACCAAAGTCTCCTCCTCAACTGCCGAGCTCATAGCCGTAGAATACGCACTGAGGAACCTGCAAACACTTTCCCCTCAACCAGCCCCTCAACCAGCCGTCATCCTCACCGATTCCCGCTCAGCTCTTCTTCGGATCCAGCACCCAAAGCACGAAGACACCGTGGCTTGGCAAGTTCGAGACCTAATTCGAACGCTCGAGGACTTGAACTATAAAGTCCACCTCCATTGGATACCTTCACATGTGGGCATAGACGGCAATGAACACGCGGACAACCTTGCAGCGGCAGCGCACCAACTTGACGCAAACCTACCTGCCCCTATTGACCCTGACGCCACGCGCACGGCAATAAGGGATTATATCACCATGGTTCATCTCCAAACAGCAAACTCTCCAGCAGAATACGCACCTGCCTGTCCGACCAGAGGACTTCCGAGACACACTGCCACGCTTAAACATCGCCTGAGAACGGGAAGTGCCTTCACACCAGCGTTCCTGCGTAAGCTCGGACGAACAGAGTCACCATACTGCAGCAGCTGTAGAGAACTATCCGATATATGCCATCTTCTCTTTTGTTGCGGGAGGTATCACAGCGAAAGGCAATCCCTACTTCAACGTCTTCAGGGCACAGGAACGACTTTACGCTCTTCTAATGACCTCACGCACCATCAAGGGTCAAGATATACCCGAAGGAATATTCGGGACGCACTCCTCAGCTTCCTAGAAGACACCGGACTTTCGTCTGTTTTGTAA
- the LOC135400169 gene encoding uncharacterized protein LOC135400169 isoform X1, protein MVTCHLCSQHERQYYATALGLQIHLANVHNLQAPCIPFCETLCTLRNYTNRFELHLHDRDVSGHDVTTFFHEYRQYIADVLRHFGFPLRYFVLLKVELGRHTPDDELQLEISFVPSKVVTVWSEADVEPSITQVTAEIAQNLENLEVEGSGFFLFRIHACIMNIGRLMPQLIGCAQFELPQELKHKFRSLLCVDFGLHEDEQNMCFAFSVIAALHPATGYRRRRASSYRPYISEYVFPKTFPVAFPKEVEAFEKNNGISINVYAYEREDKSLYPIKVVDDEREKHVDLLLIDSHFLLITNFNGLFQPSGRFHCKRCMMGFSSDRILSDHLKMCLHQKVAKTIYPKKGETVAFAGEHLMSEVPFYCVYDFESVLSPCLEETNVYEDHCPSSFCLLVIRASDSHVLQKHLFRGPNCVTVFMELLRKLHDEILGWIHAFAPLEMTEENERQHTAATHCNICKESFAKRQKVRDHDHVSGEFRQTLCQTCNLKLRVPPKIPIIAHNANYDMSFLLSHLHLLKKSDINVIATSCQKFKAIDIGSYRFLDSLSFLNASLETLVKNLRDKGESNFQCLRQFFPNEEHFQLVVRKGVFCYNFVTSFEAYDEPSLPPRDKFFNILNGTEVSEQDYNHAQNVYEKFRLKSLGEYSDLYLLTDTLLLADVFQNFRKWTLDVHKIEPFHFVSLPGLSMSCALKMSQVELELINDPNAYLLIENGLRGGVTQCSLRKATANVPGTEQFDPEKEKKIINYIDVNGLYGAVMREPLPYGGFEWLTEEEIVNLDIAQIRDDSPVGYFLEVDLVYDRATHEHHRDLPVAPEKMSVRYELLSDYQKALMKKFNLPQKATEAKLLLTLFDKERYFLHYRNLQLYLQLGLRLTKVHRVLKFNQKPFLRSYVDFNHELRKRATNAFEKQQSKLMINSVYGRTCMQVRKFVNCRLTVTDEQVLKLLRKPNLKQFRPLSSHVILFQFSQSVLRMKQPLYLGFTILELSKLKMFDFYHNHLLRVAPDTRLLYMDTDSYIVMLSDDKVLHELADEHLDNSGYDPDHPLYSTKNRMVLGKFKNELPRDHILGFCCLKPKLYALDLCSKKQYNRAKGVKQCEAQKLHFSMYTNALEQGTMHKVKQNLIVHKDNVNKSVSVTKIALNPLDTKRFICDDGIDTLPFGYG, encoded by the coding sequence ATGGTGACGTGTCACTTATGCTCCCAGCACGAACGGCAGTATTATGCAACAGCATTAGGTCTTCAGATTCACTTGGCAAATGTTCACAATCTTCAAGCCCCCTGCATTCCTTTTTGTGAGACTTTGTGCACACTGCGAAACTATACTAATCGGTTCGAGCTACATTTACACGACAGGGACGTTAGCGGACATGATGTTACAACCTTTTTTCACGAGTACAGACAGTACATTGCTGATGTCTTACGACACTTTGGTTTCCCACTGCGCTATTTTGTATTGCTTAAAGTGGAACTTGGTCGTCACACGCCAGACGATGAGTTACAGCTCGAAATTAGTTTCGTGCCTTCCAAAGTAGTGACAGTATGGTCAGAGGCAGATGTAGAACCTTCTATCACTCAAGTGACTGCTGAAAtagcacaaaatttggaaaacctcgaagtagaaggttcaggtttttttctctttcgcattcatgcctgtatcatgaacattggacgtttgatgcctcaactgattggatgtgcccagtttgagttaccgcaagaattgaagcataagtttcgttctctgttgtgtgtggactttggtttgcatgaagatgagcagaacatgtgttttgccttCTCTGTAATAGCTGCACTGCATCCTGCTACTGGTTATCGCAGGCGTAGGGCATCTTCGTACAGACCATATATTTCTGAGTATGTTTTTCCGAAAACATTCCcggtagctttcccaaaagaggttgaagcattcgaaaaaaataatggtatcagtatcaatgtgtacgcctacgaaagggaagacaaatctctgtaccccatcaaggttgtcgatgacgagcgtgagaaacatgtggatctgttgctaatcgactctcattttctgcttatcacaaattttaatggattatttcaacctagcggacggtttcattgcaagaggtgtatgatgggcttctcatcagacagaatcctcagtgatcatttaaagatgtgtttgcatcagaaggttgctaagacaatttaccctaagaagggagagacggtagcatttgccggggaacatctcatgtcggaagtccctttctactgtgtatatgattttgaaagtgttttgtcaccttgtttggaggaaacaaacgtgtatgaggatcactgtccttcctcattttgccttttggttatacgtgcatccgactcacacgtgttgcaaaagcatcttttccgtggtcctaattgtgtcacagtatttatggagctgctgcggaaattgcatgacgaaattttaggatggatacatgcttttgcacctctagaaatgactgaagagaatgagcgtcaacatacagcagccactcattgtaatatctgcaaagaatcctttgctaaaagacaaaaagttcgagaccatgaccatgtaagcggagaatttcgacaaacactatgtcagacgtgtaacctgaaactgagagtgccacccaagattccaatcattgcacataatgctaactatgacatgagttttctcctgtctcatttacatctgcttaagaagtcagacatcaacgtgattgccaccagctgtcaaaaatttaaagcaattgacatcggctcttatcgattcttggacagtttgagttttctgaacgcaagccttgaaacactggtgaaaaatctacgtgataaaggtgaatccaactttcaatgccttcgccagttttttccaaatgaggaacactttcagctggttgttcgtaagggggtcttctgttataactttgtcaccagttttgaagcctatgatgagccttcgctaccacctcgagataagttctttaacattttgaatggaaccgaagtaagtgaacaagactacaaccacgcgcagaatgtgtatgaaaaatttcggctcaagagtcttggagagtattcggacttataccttctgacagacacactgcttttagcagatgtgtttcagaactttcgaaagtggacactcgatgtgcacaagattgaaccgtttcattttgtatcccttccaggattaagcatgtcttgtgCACTAAAAATGAGTCAGGTAGAACTAGAACTAATTAACGACCCCAACGCGTACCTGCTCATCGAGAATGGCTTACGAGGAGGTGTCACACAGTGCTCCCTGAGAAAAGCAACTGCGAATGTGCCAGGAACAGAACAGTTTgatcccgaaaaagaaaaaaaaataattaactaCATTGATGTAAATGGCCTGTATGGAGCAGTCATGAGAGAACCATTGCCTTACGGAGGATTTGAGTGGCTCACTGAGGAGGAAATTGTTAACTTGGATATAGCTCAGATACGAGATGATAGCCCTGTGGGTTACTTTCTTGAGGTAGACCTAGTGTATGACCGAGCAACTCATGAACACCACAGAGATCTTCCCGTTGCCCCTGAAAAAATGTCCGTTCGTTATGAGCTATTGTCAGACTATCAGAAGGCGCTCATGAAGAAGTTCAATCTTCCACAGAAAGCTACCGAAGCAAAACTGTTGCTAACATTATTTGATAAAGAGAGGTACTTTCTCCACTATCGCAATTTGCAACTGTATCTGCAATTGGGGTTGCGTCTCActaaagttcacagggttctcaagttcaatcaaaagccctttctgcgatcctatgtcgacttcaatcacgaACTTCGGAAGCGAGCTACAAACGCATTTGAGAAACAGCAATCAAAGCTAATGATTAATAGTGTATATGGCAGGACATGTATGCAAGTCAGGAAATTCGTAAATTGTCGCCTCACAGTAACAGATGAGCAAGTGTTGAAGCTTCTACGTAAACCAAACTTGAAACAGTTCCGCCCTCTGAGCTCTCACGTCATCTTGTTCCAATTTAGTCAGTCTGTTCTTCGCATGAAGCAACCGCTGTACCTGGGCTTCACAATATTGGAATTGTctaagctgaagatgtttgatttttatcaTAACCATCTTCTCCGTGTAGCCCCTGATACACGACTGCTATACATGGACACTGATTCTTACATTGTGATGCTGAGTGACGATAAAGTACTCCACGAACTAGCTGACGAGCATCTAGACAACTCTGGATATGACCCTGATCACCCACTCTATTCGACAAAAAACAGGATGGTACTAGGAAagtttaaaaatgagcttcctcgtgatcacattcttggcttctgttgtctgaagccaaagctgtacgccctcgatctgtgcagcaaaaagcagtacaatcgCGCTAAGGGTGTTAAACAATGTGAAGCACAAAAACTCCACTTCTCTATGTATACGAATGCTCTCGAGCAGGGCACAATGCATAAAGTTaaacagaacctcattgtgcacaaggacaatgtcaacaaaagtgtgtcagtgacaaaaatagccctcaatccactggatacgaaacgcttcatttgtgatgatggaattgacacgctaccttttggctatggttga
- the LOC135400169 gene encoding uncharacterized protein LOC135400169 isoform X2, with protein sequence MNIGRLMPQLIGCAQFELPQELKHKFRSLLCVDFGLHEDEQNMCFAFSVIAALHPATGYRRRRASSYRPYISEYVFPKTFPVAFPKEVEAFEKNNGISINVYAYEREDKSLYPIKVVDDEREKHVDLLLIDSHFLLITNFNGLFQPSGRFHCKRCMMGFSSDRILSDHLKMCLHQKVAKTIYPKKGETVAFAGEHLMSEVPFYCVYDFESVLSPCLEETNVYEDHCPSSFCLLVIRASDSHVLQKHLFRGPNCVTVFMELLRKLHDEILGWIHAFAPLEMTEENERQHTAATHCNICKESFAKRQKVRDHDHVSGEFRQTLCQTCNLKLRVPPKIPIIAHNANYDMSFLLSHLHLLKKSDINVIATSCQKFKAIDIGSYRFLDSLSFLNASLETLVKNLRDKGESNFQCLRQFFPNEEHFQLVVRKGVFCYNFVTSFEAYDEPSLPPRDKFFNILNGTEVSEQDYNHAQNVYEKFRLKSLGEYSDLYLLTDTLLLADVFQNFRKWTLDVHKIEPFHFVSLPGLSMSCALKMSQVELELINDPNAYLLIENGLRGGVTQCSLRKATANVPGTEQFDPEKEKKIINYIDVNGLYGAVMREPLPYGGFEWLTEEEIVNLDIAQIRDDSPVGYFLEVDLVYDRATHEHHRDLPVAPEKMSVRYELLSDYQKALMKKFNLPQKATEAKLLLTLFDKERYFLHYRNLQLYLQLGLRLTKVHRVLKFNQKPFLRSYVDFNHELRKRATNAFEKQQSKLMINSVYGRTCMQVRKFVNCRLTVTDEQVLKLLRKPNLKQFRPLSSHVILFQFSQSVLRMKQPLYLGFTILELSKLKMFDFYHNHLLRVAPDTRLLYMDTDSYIVMLSDDKVLHELADEHLDNSGYDPDHPLYSTKNRMVLGKFKNELPRDHILGFCCLKPKLYALDLCSKKQYNRAKGVKQCEAQKLHFSMYTNALEQGTMHKVKQNLIVHKDNVNKSVSVTKIALNPLDTKRFICDDGIDTLPFGYG encoded by the coding sequence atgaacattggacgtttgatgcctcaactgattggatgtgcccagtttgagttaccgcaagaattgaagcataagtttcgttctctgttgtgtgtggactttggtttgcatgaagatgagcagaacatgtgttttgccttCTCTGTAATAGCTGCACTGCATCCTGCTACTGGTTATCGCAGGCGTAGGGCATCTTCGTACAGACCATATATTTCTGAGTATGTTTTTCCGAAAACATTCCcggtagctttcccaaaagaggttgaagcattcgaaaaaaataatggtatcagtatcaatgtgtacgcctacgaaagggaagacaaatctctgtaccccatcaaggttgtcgatgacgagcgtgagaaacatgtggatctgttgctaatcgactctcattttctgcttatcacaaattttaatggattatttcaacctagcggacggtttcattgcaagaggtgtatgatgggcttctcatcagacagaatcctcagtgatcatttaaagatgtgtttgcatcagaaggttgctaagacaatttaccctaagaagggagagacggtagcatttgccggggaacatctcatgtcggaagtccctttctactgtgtatatgattttgaaagtgttttgtcaccttgtttggaggaaacaaacgtgtatgaggatcactgtccttcctcattttgccttttggttatacgtgcatccgactcacacgtgttgcaaaagcatcttttccgtggtcctaattgtgtcacagtatttatggagctgctgcggaaattgcatgacgaaattttaggatggatacatgcttttgcacctctagaaatgactgaagagaatgagcgtcaacatacagcagccactcattgtaatatctgcaaagaatcctttgctaaaagacaaaaagttcgagaccatgaccatgtaagcggagaatttcgacaaacactatgtcagacgtgtaacctgaaactgagagtgccacccaagattccaatcattgcacataatgctaactatgacatgagttttctcctgtctcatttacatctgcttaagaagtcagacatcaacgtgattgccaccagctgtcaaaaatttaaagcaattgacatcggctcttatcgattcttggacagtttgagttttctgaacgcaagccttgaaacactggtgaaaaatctacgtgataaaggtgaatccaactttcaatgccttcgccagttttttccaaatgaggaacactttcagctggttgttcgtaagggggtcttctgttataactttgtcaccagttttgaagcctatgatgagccttcgctaccacctcgagataagttctttaacattttgaatggaaccgaagtaagtgaacaagactacaaccacgcgcagaatgtgtatgaaaaatttcggctcaagagtcttggagagtattcggacttataccttctgacagacacactgcttttagcagatgtgtttcagaactttcgaaagtggacactcgatgtgcacaagattgaaccgtttcattttgtatcccttccaggattaagcatgtcttgtgCACTAAAAATGAGTCAGGTAGAACTAGAACTAATTAACGACCCCAACGCGTACCTGCTCATCGAGAATGGCTTACGAGGAGGTGTCACACAGTGCTCCCTGAGAAAAGCAACTGCGAATGTGCCAGGAACAGAACAGTTTgatcccgaaaaagaaaaaaaaataattaactaCATTGATGTAAATGGCCTGTATGGAGCAGTCATGAGAGAACCATTGCCTTACGGAGGATTTGAGTGGCTCACTGAGGAGGAAATTGTTAACTTGGATATAGCTCAGATACGAGATGATAGCCCTGTGGGTTACTTTCTTGAGGTAGACCTAGTGTATGACCGAGCAACTCATGAACACCACAGAGATCTTCCCGTTGCCCCTGAAAAAATGTCCGTTCGTTATGAGCTATTGTCAGACTATCAGAAGGCGCTCATGAAGAAGTTCAATCTTCCACAGAAAGCTACCGAAGCAAAACTGTTGCTAACATTATTTGATAAAGAGAGGTACTTTCTCCACTATCGCAATTTGCAACTGTATCTGCAATTGGGGTTGCGTCTCActaaagttcacagggttctcaagttcaatcaaaagccctttctgcgatcctatgtcgacttcaatcacgaACTTCGGAAGCGAGCTACAAACGCATTTGAGAAACAGCAATCAAAGCTAATGATTAATAGTGTATATGGCAGGACATGTATGCAAGTCAGGAAATTCGTAAATTGTCGCCTCACAGTAACAGATGAGCAAGTGTTGAAGCTTCTACGTAAACCAAACTTGAAACAGTTCCGCCCTCTGAGCTCTCACGTCATCTTGTTCCAATTTAGTCAGTCTGTTCTTCGCATGAAGCAACCGCTGTACCTGGGCTTCACAATATTGGAATTGTctaagctgaagatgtttgatttttatcaTAACCATCTTCTCCGTGTAGCCCCTGATACACGACTGCTATACATGGACACTGATTCTTACATTGTGATGCTGAGTGACGATAAAGTACTCCACGAACTAGCTGACGAGCATCTAGACAACTCTGGATATGACCCTGATCACCCACTCTATTCGACAAAAAACAGGATGGTACTAGGAAagtttaaaaatgagcttcctcgtgatcacattcttggcttctgttgtctgaagccaaagctgtacgccctcgatctgtgcagcaaaaagcagtacaatcgCGCTAAGGGTGTTAAACAATGTGAAGCACAAAAACTCCACTTCTCTATGTATACGAATGCTCTCGAGCAGGGCACAATGCATAAAGTTaaacagaacctcattgtgcacaaggacaatgtcaacaaaagtgtgtcagtgacaaaaatagccctcaatccactggatacgaaacgcttcatttgtgatgatggaattgacacgctaccttttggctatggttga